A stretch of the Saccharolobus caldissimus genome encodes the following:
- a CDS encoding ATP/GTP-binding protein, with translation MYFIFILGTAGSGKTTLTKTFQEYLLDNEMDTAIINLDPAVEHLPYTPDFDVREYVDAYEVMETYNLGPNSALIASIDLILTKASEIKSEIDQIEANYVLIDTPGQIELFAYRETGRLIAELIKGNNKALGLFLLDSYLAKEARSFISLLLLSSSIRFRLDLPIVNVLNKIDLLRDDEVDKILRWSENAENLIDELGKIDEYSIDLVHLLIENLSSNLIPISSTDGKGFDELYAEIQRVIAGGEDYLTEEPNPRL, from the coding sequence TGCTGGATCGGGAAAGACTACGTTAACTAAAACTTTCCAAGAGTACTTACTCGATAATGAGATGGACACTGCAATTATTAACCTAGATCCTGCAGTTGAACATTTACCCTATACTCCAGATTTTGATGTAAGGGAATACGTTGATGCATATGAGGTTATGGAAACTTACAATCTAGGTCCTAACTCCGCATTAATAGCCTCTATAGATTTAATTTTGACAAAAGCATCAGAAATTAAATCAGAAATAGATCAAATAGAAGCAAATTACGTTCTTATTGACACCCCTGGGCAAATAGAGCTATTTGCGTATAGGGAAACTGGTAGGCTAATAGCTGAATTAATTAAGGGAAATAATAAAGCTTTAGGTCTATTCCTTTTAGATTCCTATCTAGCTAAAGAAGCTCGTAGTTTTATATCGTTATTATTGCTTTCAAGTTCTATTAGATTTAGGCTAGATTTACCTATAGTTAATGTTCTTAATAAGATAGATCTTTTAAGAGATGATGAGGTAGATAAGATACTGCGTTGGAGTGAAAACGCTGAGAATTTGATTGACGAATTAGGGAAAATCGATGAATATTCGATAGATTTAGTGCATCTTCTAATTGAAAACTTATCTTCTAATCTTATTCCGATATCTTCTACCGATGGTAAGGGTTTTGATGAGTTATATGCTGAAATTCAGAGAGTCATAGCTGGTGGTGAGGATTATTTAACAGAGGAGCCTAATCCTAGATTATAG
- a CDS encoding DNA polymerase sliding clamp: MKARVVDAVSFSYILRTVGEFLSEANFIVTNDGIKISGIDPSRVVFLDIFMPAAYFEDFEVNGEKEILGFNLEDVNDILKRVAKDDSLIISSSESKIIFTFDGEFTRSFELPLIQVEATQPPSVNLEFPFKAKLLTITYADIIDELSDLGEAIIISSKDNKLYFEVEGDMGSSKVELSTEGGTLLEASGSDASSVYGMEYIANTSKMRRASDTMELSFGSQIPLKLHFELPQGGYGDFYIAPRAE, translated from the coding sequence ATGAAAGCAAGAGTAGTTGATGCTGTTTCGTTCTCCTATATATTAAGAACCGTTGGGGAATTCTTATCTGAAGCTAATTTCATTGTTACCAATGACGGTATTAAAATAAGTGGGATTGATCCCTCAAGAGTTGTTTTCTTAGATATTTTCATGCCTGCAGCATATTTTGAGGATTTTGAAGTAAATGGAGAGAAGGAAATTTTGGGGTTTAATTTAGAAGATGTAAATGATATTTTAAAGAGAGTTGCTAAAGATGATTCTCTAATTATTTCCTCATCAGAATCGAAAATAATTTTCACATTCGATGGAGAATTTACTAGATCTTTTGAACTTCCTTTAATACAAGTTGAGGCTACTCAACCTCCTTCTGTAAATTTAGAGTTTCCATTTAAAGCTAAATTACTAACAATAACTTATGCTGATATAATAGACGAATTATCAGATTTAGGCGAGGCTATAATAATATCTTCTAAAGATAATAAATTATACTTTGAAGTAGAGGGAGACATGGGATCTTCTAAGGTAGAGTTGTCTACTGAAGGGGGTACTCTATTAGAGGCTTCAGGTAGCGATGCCAGTAGTGTATATGGCATGGAATATATTGCAAATACTAGTAAAATGAGGAGAGCTTCGGATACAATGGAATTATCTTTTGGTTCTCAAATTCCATTAAAATTACACTTTGAGTTACCTCAAGGTGGTTACGGGGACTTTTATATTGCACCAAGGGCAGAATAA
- the priS gene encoding DNA primase small subunit PriS, which produces MVTGTFILHQGQNNLIKTLFRHYYSNSKLDLPNDMELREFALQPFGLDTYIRHLSFHSEEELRQYITNVNVPLHLFYSSARYQLPNAKNMEEKGWMGSDLLFDIDSDHICSLRSIRFCPICGNQVSGEKCDRDNVEALEYIEMTNECISKGLEEARKLVEILENDFGFKPKVYFSGNRGFHVQVDCYGDCALLDSDDRKEIVDYITGYGVPNYPNADSNSPGWVGRKNRGIKGVMIDEQVTIDTKRLVRIPNSLHGKSGLIVKELDSLDNFSLDESLSPFDGYVAFLPYLNIETEALGRRIKLNRGIPIRIEASIGIYLHLKNLGEVKAYVR; this is translated from the coding sequence GTGGTTACGGGGACTTTTATATTGCACCAAGGGCAGAATAACTTAATTAAGACGCTTTTTAGACATTACTACTCCAATTCTAAATTAGATTTACCGAACGATATGGAATTAAGGGAATTCGCCTTACAGCCTTTTGGATTAGACACTTATATAAGACATTTGTCTTTCCATTCTGAAGAAGAGTTAAGACAATATATAACTAATGTAAATGTTCCTCTTCACCTCTTTTATTCTTCTGCTAGATATCAGTTACCTAACGCTAAAAATATGGAAGAAAAGGGATGGATGGGATCTGATTTGCTTTTTGATATTGATTCGGATCATATATGTTCCTTGAGGAGTATCAGATTTTGTCCTATTTGTGGTAATCAAGTAAGTGGTGAAAAATGCGATAGAGATAACGTCGAGGCTTTAGAATATATAGAAATGACTAATGAGTGTATAAGCAAAGGTTTAGAAGAGGCTAGAAAACTTGTTGAAATCTTAGAGAACGACTTCGGTTTTAAACCAAAAGTATATTTTTCTGGGAATAGGGGTTTTCATGTGCAAGTTGATTGTTATGGTGATTGTGCTCTTCTTGATTCAGATGATAGAAAGGAGATTGTAGACTACATTACTGGTTATGGTGTACCTAACTATCCTAATGCTGATTCTAACTCTCCAGGTTGGGTTGGTAGAAAGAATAGAGGTATTAAAGGGGTTATGATAGACGAGCAAGTTACTATAGACACTAAAAGATTAGTTAGAATCCCTAATTCCCTACATGGAAAATCGGGTTTAATTGTTAAGGAATTAGATAGTTTAGATAATTTTTCTTTAGATGAGAGTTTATCTCCTTTTGATGGATATGTTGCATTTCTCCCTTATTTAAATATAGAAACTGAGGCATTAGGAAGGAGGATTAAATTAAATAGAGGTATCCCTATTAGGATTGAAGCTAGTATTGGTATTTATCTTCATTTAAAAAATCTGGGAGAGGTGAAGGCTTATGTTAGATGA
- a CDS encoding 50S ribosomal protein L44e, with the protein MKVPKVINTYCPRCKTHTQHSVSLYKGGKRRTLAEGQRRYERKNLGYGSKRKPEQKRFAKVTKKQTLLLKCSKCGYTIVKEGMRVKKLELVEVAK; encoded by the coding sequence ATGAAGGTCCCGAAGGTTATAAATACGTATTGTCCTAGGTGTAAAACTCATACACAGCATTCTGTATCATTATATAAAGGTGGCAAGAGAAGAACGTTAGCTGAGGGCCAGAGAAGATACGAAAGAAAGAATTTAGGTTATGGAAGTAAAAGGAAGCCAGAGCAAAAAAGATTTGCTAAAGTCACTAAAAAACAAACGTTATTATTGAAATGTAGTAAATGTGGTTATACTATAGTAAAAGAGGGTATGAGGGTTAAGAAATTAGAGTTAGTAGAGGTGGCTAAGTAA
- a CDS encoding 30S ribosomal protein S27e has product MRKTRILIPEPKSRFLRVKCPNCGNEQTIFSHATFPVRCLSCGTQLAYPTGGKAKIVGEVVRILG; this is encoded by the coding sequence ATGAGGAAAACTAGGATTTTAATTCCAGAACCTAAAAGTAGATTTCTAAGGGTTAAATGCCCAAACTGCGGAAATGAACAAACAATATTTTCTCATGCGACCTTTCCAGTTAGGTGTCTAAGCTGTGGTACACAGTTAGCTTATCCAACGGGTGGTAAAGCAAAAATAGTAGGAGAAGTAGTTAGAATATTGGGTTAA
- a CDS encoding translation initiation factor IF-2 subunit alpha, which yields MIYNRNRLPSEGEILIATVRQVFDYGSYVTLDEYGGLQAFLPWSEVSSKWVKNIKDVLKENRKVVVKVIRVDRRKGTVDVSLKKVTDDERRKKNLQWKRLQRLDKILEIVSQKLKINEKDAWEQVAWRLEEKYADPFIAIEKAVKEGEKILLEAGVPEIWVKPLLEEASKHVEEKRVKVSELITIRTSDPLGVEKIKEVISKAIENIEENSDNILDIRIYTIGAPRYRVDIIGTDAKEVSGILNNIISNLIKIGKEEKVEINVVKK from the coding sequence ATGATTTACAACAGGAATAGATTACCTTCAGAAGGAGAAATATTAATAGCTACAGTAAGGCAAGTTTTTGATTATGGTAGTTATGTAACCTTAGATGAGTATGGTGGTTTACAAGCTTTTTTACCTTGGAGTGAAGTAAGTAGTAAGTGGGTTAAGAACATAAAGGATGTATTAAAGGAGAATAGGAAAGTTGTGGTTAAGGTAATAAGAGTTGATAGGAGGAAGGGTACTGTAGATGTATCCTTGAAAAAAGTTACTGATGACGAGAGAAGGAAGAAAAACCTTCAATGGAAAAGATTACAAAGGTTAGATAAGATCCTTGAAATTGTTTCACAGAAGCTTAAGATTAATGAAAAAGATGCATGGGAACAAGTAGCGTGGAGGCTAGAGGAAAAGTATGCAGATCCGTTTATTGCAATAGAAAAGGCAGTTAAAGAAGGCGAAAAAATTCTTTTAGAAGCTGGCGTTCCAGAAATATGGGTTAAGCCTCTATTAGAGGAGGCATCTAAACACGTAGAGGAAAAGAGGGTTAAGGTCTCAGAACTCATAACAATTAGAACGAGTGATCCTTTAGGTGTAGAAAAGATAAAAGAAGTTATCTCTAAAGCAATTGAAAATATAGAGGAAAACAGTGATAATATACTAGATATAAGAATCTATACTATAGGTGCTCCTAGGTATAGAGTAGATATAATAGGTACTGATGCAAAAGAAGTATCTGGAATCTTAAATAATATTATCTCTAATTTAATAAAAATTGGGAAAGAAGAGAAAGTTGAGATAAACGTGGTGAAGAAATGA
- a CDS encoding RNA-protein complex protein Nop10 — protein MKWKMRKCPVDNIYTFKDFCPVCGSKTIVPHPPRFSPEDKYVKYRIELKKGIKLNC, from the coding sequence ATGAAGTGGAAAATGAGGAAATGTCCAGTTGATAATATTTATACTTTTAAAGATTTTTGCCCAGTATGTGGATCAAAAACTATAGTTCCACATCCTCCTAGATTTTCACCAGAGGATAAATACGTTAAATATAGGATAGAGTTAAAAAAGGGAATAAAACTTAACTGTTAA
- a CDS encoding STT3 domain-containing protein: MQSVKGLRKSLTKTSLIDLPLIVGLSLVSILIRSLSANWPLAVNEFDPWYLFYNAILIAQAHGNWYAVPPDVLGWFPWGYFIELGNTIGLPFLVALASLPFYSTYGVNAVYTVSIFSDILLAGLGVVAAYLSIESLTNSRLAGYMAAAIIAVSPALTYKNLLGGLPKTSWGAVFILFTIFLFNQGLKRKKIWYGIPAGILLFLAEISWGGYTYIDLSLLAAAFLLILLNRNDEHTANLYTVMVAVTAFLTSLAPNNIGFMSGLAHGLSMLLVSVMLYLDLYLTRVLPKEIVESRNIIVTAVLVLIFTLGIAGLVIIKPTALPIPPRYYAIINPFYQVTVPIDKTVAEYIPQPITAMIEDFGIALFMSVIGMYYTIRKGNLMGLWLLILGVASIFGTSEQPYLFNYTAYMVAALGGIGIYYISDNLLKGIKYGNSSKILVVFILAIIGISLIADAGFAALASNEPPSITNAATSFLTTNYSWVSAINWIRTHSPQHAFILSWWDYGYWLEVLTNRSVIDENNTLNGTQIRLMAEMFLNNETFAVNVLEKDFHLYPYGNPNYTIPVYIIAYDAVTSVISGNQLQWYIGYPPDLPGPFLGYTTSLGDIGKAMGAMTTIAGYPLNEYINLTEINDTITQVINAYASTNPSFAQALASQISQAEPFAWTPKAYNSLIVQMFIEALYQIGYGQPIAPFTTQILPTSNGYEITGSPLPHVQLLYFQPAYIALFPVTEGGTGTVVYTVYIMVVVYQFVQPGVVLHPTVVINS; this comes from the coding sequence ATGCAGTCAGTTAAAGGATTAAGGAAGAGTTTAACTAAGACTTCTCTTATCGATTTACCTTTAATAGTAGGATTATCATTAGTATCAATACTAATCAGGTCGTTAAGTGCTAATTGGCCATTAGCAGTTAACGAATTTGACCCTTGGTACTTATTCTATAACGCTATATTAATTGCACAGGCGCATGGAAATTGGTATGCAGTACCGCCAGATGTGTTAGGCTGGTTTCCTTGGGGGTATTTTATCGAATTAGGAAACACGATTGGTCTACCATTCTTAGTAGCCTTAGCCTCTCTACCCTTCTATTCAACTTATGGAGTAAATGCAGTATATACAGTGTCCATATTTTCAGACATTTTACTAGCAGGGCTAGGTGTAGTAGCTGCATATCTTTCTATAGAATCTCTTACTAATAGCCGATTAGCTGGCTATATGGCAGCTGCAATAATAGCTGTATCTCCAGCATTAACATATAAGAATTTGTTAGGAGGGCTTCCTAAAACATCGTGGGGAGCCGTATTTATTCTGTTCACAATTTTCCTATTTAATCAAGGTTTAAAGAGAAAGAAAATATGGTATGGGATTCCCGCTGGTATTTTATTATTTTTAGCAGAAATATCATGGGGAGGTTACACTTACATTGATCTAAGCTTATTAGCAGCCGCCTTCTTACTAATTCTCTTAAATAGGAATGATGAACATACTGCAAATTTATATACAGTAATGGTTGCTGTGACTGCATTCTTGACATCTCTTGCACCAAATAATATTGGATTCATGTCTGGACTTGCCCATGGATTATCAATGTTATTAGTGTCAGTAATGCTTTACTTAGATTTGTATTTAACTAGAGTACTTCCTAAAGAAATTGTAGAATCGAGAAATATAATAGTAACAGCTGTTTTAGTGTTAATTTTTACATTAGGTATAGCCGGATTAGTAATAATAAAACCCACCGCATTACCAATACCTCCAAGGTATTATGCAATAATAAATCCATTTTATCAAGTAACTGTACCAATAGATAAAACAGTAGCAGAGTATATACCACAACCTATCACAGCAATGATAGAGGATTTTGGGATAGCATTATTTATGTCAGTTATAGGAATGTATTATACAATAAGGAAAGGAAATCTAATGGGGCTATGGCTGCTAATATTAGGTGTTGCGAGTATTTTTGGAACTTCAGAACAACCCTACTTATTTAATTACACAGCTTATATGGTTGCTGCATTAGGAGGAATAGGAATATATTATATTTCAGACAATTTACTAAAAGGAATAAAATATGGAAATAGTAGTAAAATATTGGTAGTGTTTATATTGGCTATTATTGGAATTTCATTGATAGCTGATGCTGGATTTGCGGCATTAGCTAGCAATGAACCTCCATCAATAACAAATGCTGCAACAAGTTTCTTAACAACAAACTATTCGTGGGTATCAGCGATAAACTGGATAAGAACACATTCCCCTCAGCATGCCTTCATACTCTCATGGTGGGACTACGGTTATTGGTTAGAAGTATTAACTAATAGGAGCGTAATAGATGAGAATAACACCCTTAATGGAACTCAAATAAGGTTAATGGCTGAAATGTTCCTAAATAATGAGACATTTGCTGTTAATGTTTTAGAAAAGGACTTCCATTTATATCCTTATGGAAATCCCAATTATACTATACCAGTTTATATAATAGCATATGATGCAGTAACCTCAGTTATTTCTGGAAATCAGCTACAATGGTATATAGGTTATCCTCCAGATTTACCTGGACCATTCTTAGGATATACGACTAGTTTAGGAGATATAGGCAAAGCAATGGGAGCTATGACAACAATAGCTGGTTATCCATTAAATGAATACATTAACTTAACCGAAATTAATGATACAATAACTCAGGTTATTAATGCCTATGCTTCTACTAACCCTAGTTTCGCACAAGCTCTAGCTTCACAAATATCTCAAGCTGAACCATTTGCTTGGACCCCAAAGGCCTATAATTCATTAATAGTCCAGATGTTTATTGAAGCGTTGTATCAAATAGGATATGGCCAACCAATAGCCCCATTTACAACACAGATACTTCCAACAAGTAATGGATATGAAATAACTGGATCCCCATTACCTCATGTGCAATTATTGTACTTCCAGCCAGCATATATAGCATTATTCCCAGTAACGGAGGGAGGAACTGGAACTGTAGTTTATACAGTATACATCATGGTAGTGGTTTATCAATTCGTACAGCCTGGCGTAGTGTTACATCCTACTGTAGTAATTAACAGTTAA